GTGGATCCGCAGGTGAAGGGCCGCGGCGCCGGGCATCTGGTCGTCGCGAAGCTCGTCGAGGTGGCTCGCGAACTCGAGCTCGAGCGGCTGTTCGTCCTGACCTTCGAGGTGAACTTCTTCGCCAAGCACGGCTTCGCCGAGATCGAGGGCACGCCCGTGACGGCGGAGGTGTACGCCGAGATGTGCCGCTCGTACGACACCGGCGTCGCCGAGTTCCTCGACCTCAGCTACGTCAAGCCGAATACGCTGGGTAATACCCGTATGCTGCTGACGCTCTGACGCCTTCCAGAACCCGGGATCGAGGAATCATGCCGCTCTTCGCCGTCCAATACACCTACGCTCCCGAGAAGTCCGCCCTGCGCGACGACCACCGGACCGACCA
This genomic stretch from Prescottella soli harbors:
- a CDS encoding amino-acid N-acetyltransferase, translating into MKVRRARTSDVPEIKRLIDIYAGKILLEKNLVTLYEAVQEFWVVEEAGVVVGCGAMHVLWSDLGEVRTVAVDPQVKGRGAGHLVVAKLVEVARELELERLFVLTFEVNFFAKHGFAEIEGTPVTAEVYAEMCRSYDTGVAEFLDLSYVKPNTLGNTRMLLTL